From the genome of Candidatus Krumholzibacteriia bacterium, one region includes:
- a CDS encoding class I SAM-dependent rRNA methyltransferase, producing the protein MASVTLIPNREKSLRHRHPWVFSGAVGSVSGDPDAGAIVDVLDAHGKFLARGYYNAQSRIRVRVLAWEDRPIDEAFWHARVLESLTRRGALSADADTDAYRLVHAEADLLPGLVADRYGEVVVVQFLTAGVERVREVILDALAEGTGARCVFERSDTSSRSREGLAASVGCVRGDANAVAEAVRVRENGLRFVVNVGSGQKTGFYLDQRCNRATVAARARNARVLDVFCNTGGFGVGALSGGAASVVFADSSGPALQTLGLNLEANGLDPAACEQLQGDAFESLRLLRSKGRRFDLVVLDPPKFASSRHQLDKALRAYKDINRVAMELLEPGGTLATFSCSQAADIASFTLAVAWAGIDARRDVQILQRLGQAEDHPVLASFPESEYLKGLVCRVM; encoded by the coding sequence ATGGCCTCGGTCACACTCATTCCCAACCGCGAAAAGTCGCTGCGACACCGGCACCCGTGGGTGTTCTCGGGAGCGGTCGGCAGCGTTTCCGGCGATCCGGACGCGGGTGCCATCGTGGACGTGCTGGATGCGCACGGAAAGTTTCTCGCGCGCGGTTACTACAACGCGCAGTCGCGCATCCGGGTGCGCGTGCTTGCCTGGGAAGACCGGCCCATCGACGAGGCCTTCTGGCACGCGCGTGTGCTGGAATCGCTGACACGGCGCGGCGCGTTGTCCGCGGATGCGGACACCGATGCGTACCGGCTGGTGCACGCCGAAGCGGACCTGCTGCCGGGCCTGGTGGCGGATCGCTACGGCGAGGTGGTGGTGGTGCAGTTCCTGACGGCCGGCGTGGAACGCGTGCGCGAGGTGATCCTCGACGCCCTGGCGGAGGGCACCGGCGCGCGTTGTGTCTTCGAGCGCAGCGACACGTCGTCGCGCTCCCGGGAGGGGCTCGCCGCCTCCGTCGGGTGCGTGCGTGGCGACGCCAACGCGGTGGCGGAGGCGGTGCGCGTGCGCGAGAACGGGCTGCGCTTCGTGGTCAACGTGGGCAGCGGGCAGAAGACGGGCTTCTACCTCGACCAGCGCTGCAACCGCGCCACGGTGGCGGCGCGTGCACGCAACGCGAGGGTTCTGGACGTGTTCTGCAACACGGGCGGGTTCGGCGTGGGCGCGCTGAGCGGCGGCGCGGCCTCGGTGGTGTTCGCCGATTCATCGGGACCGGCCCTGCAGACGCTGGGCCTCAATCTGGAAGCCAACGGTCTCGACCCCGCGGCGTGCGAGCAGTTGCAGGGGGATGCCTTCGAATCGCTGCGACTGCTCCGCAGCAAGGGCCGGCGCTTCGACCTGGTGGTGCTGGACCCGCCGAAGTTTGCCAGCAGCCGCCACCAGCTCGACAAGGCGTTGCGTGCCTACAAGGACATCAACCGGGTGGCCATGGAACTGCTGGAGCCTGGTGGCACCCTGGCCACGTTCTCCTGTTCGCAGGCGGCGGATATCGCGTCATTCACGCTGGCGGTGGCGTGGGCCGGTATCGATGCGCGGCGGGATGTCCAGATTCTCCAGCGCCTGGGGCAGGCGGAGGATCATCCGGTTCTTGCCTCGTTCCCCGAGTCCGAATACCTCAAGGGCCTCGTCTGCCGCGTCATGTGA
- a CDS encoding DUF933 domain-containing protein, producing MKIGIIGLPQTGKKTLFSLLVGPAALSGHADPRQPARGVGDVQDPRFDRLVELYRPKRQVRARLEVVLLPAIEENTLSQGEALKELSEIDAYCHVVRAFDDASIYHIWGAPDPRREIEFVHGEMVLHDLVFIEKRLDRIDKNLKKGKDDRAEKEKHLLTRFREALEREEPLRRLDVSGEDEAIVASYPFLTRRPLIAALNVADDAVGNTVLRDELEAAFGQLGLSMVQLAVRAEAEIGQLDSAEERAAFMADLGITEPAMHLLTSRCIQALGLQSFFTVGEDEVRQWFVRRGALAPEAAGAIHSDLQRGFIRAELMKYDDLIAAGSEDKLKATGKYYLKGKDYPVEDGDILAIRFNV from the coding sequence ATGAAGATCGGAATCATCGGTCTCCCGCAGACCGGTAAGAAGACCCTGTTTTCCCTGCTCGTCGGCCCGGCGGCGCTCTCCGGCCACGCCGACCCGCGCCAGCCCGCGCGCGGCGTGGGTGACGTGCAGGACCCGCGTTTCGACCGCCTGGTAGAACTGTACCGCCCCAAGCGCCAGGTGCGCGCACGCCTGGAGGTGGTGCTGCTACCCGCCATCGAGGAGAACACCCTTTCCCAGGGCGAAGCGCTAAAGGAACTTTCCGAGATCGACGCGTACTGTCACGTGGTACGTGCCTTCGATGACGCGTCCATCTATCACATCTGGGGTGCCCCGGATCCGCGGCGTGAAATCGAATTCGTGCACGGGGAAATGGTGCTCCACGACCTGGTGTTCATCGAAAAGCGGCTGGACCGCATCGACAAGAATCTCAAGAAGGGCAAGGACGACCGCGCCGAGAAGGAAAAGCACCTGCTGACGCGATTCCGCGAGGCGCTGGAGCGCGAAGAGCCCCTGCGCCGCCTCGACGTTTCCGGCGAGGACGAGGCCATCGTCGCCAGTTACCCGTTCCTGACCCGGCGCCCGCTCATCGCCGCACTCAACGTGGCCGATGACGCGGTGGGGAACACCGTTCTGCGCGACGAACTGGAAGCGGCGTTCGGCCAACTGGGCCTGTCGATGGTGCAGCTCGCCGTGCGCGCCGAGGCGGAGATCGGGCAACTGGACAGCGCCGAGGAGCGCGCGGCGTTCATGGCAGACCTCGGCATCACCGAACCCGCGATGCACCTGCTGACGTCGCGCTGCATCCAGGCGCTGGGGCTGCAGTCTTTCTTCACCGTGGGTGAGGACGAGGTACGCCAGTGGTTCGTGCGCCGCGGCGCACTGGCACCGGAGGCGGCGGGCGCCATCCACAGCGACCTGCAGCGGGGCTTCATCCGCGCCGAGTTGATGAAGTACGACGACCTCATCGCCGCGGGCAGCGAGGACAAGCTCAAGGCCACCGGCAAGTACTACCTCAAGGGCAAGGACTACCCGGTTGAAGACGGGGACATCCTGGCCATCCGCTTCAACGTGTGA
- a CDS encoding non-heme iron oxygenase ferredoxin subunit: protein MKKVHVCHASEVPSGGMRAFEVDGEPVLIANVAGRFYAIGNECTHAHSELSDGYLDENECTVECPLHNAVFSLESGDALESPAELPVPTYAVILEGESLYIELPSK from the coding sequence ATGAAGAAGGTCCACGTCTGTCACGCCAGCGAGGTGCCGTCTGGTGGTATGCGGGCCTTCGAGGTGGACGGGGAACCGGTCCTCATCGCCAACGTTGCGGGACGCTTCTACGCCATCGGCAACGAGTGTACCCATGCGCATTCCGAGTTATCGGACGGCTACCTGGACGAGAACGAGTGCACGGTCGAGTGCCCGCTCCACAACGCGGTTTTTTCTCTCGAGTCGGGCGATGCGCTGGAGTCTCCCGCCGAACTGCCTGTGCCGACCTATGCCGTCATTCTAGAGGGCGAGAGCCTCTACATCGAACTTCCCTCCAAGTAG